In Trifolium pratense cultivar HEN17-A07 linkage group LG7, ARS_RC_1.1, whole genome shotgun sequence, a genomic segment contains:
- the LOC123894083 gene encoding uncharacterized protein LOC123894083 produces MEKKNGDDSSPVVKLSDCLEELLNFTLNYHSNLLNLQTQFCSTLLKQQENDSFSYFDSLEGVPPYPLYKRLASALLKCIDSQVFCSKSCNFEMMNNEFENSTMQKKHNEWQKLILEKGSEIVNILKSVSFELHVQEPFFTQLKDGLKTIEGRCASDKYNRIELGNLILLNKSVVFEVQGVRRYPSFFNMLETENLGEVLPGVESVEEGVKIYRRFYTEEKEQTNGVLAITVSKLPVQPYTSLASLFSGLSYEGIQGLLGLMHTIGTVPNALPPPRSILLASFNLPCNPNENALTDGARALAKHACRSSSGYWGSLVGNDSNKNKLAMDVINNLIEHCCWMNIHIVPPHGNVFEIRVADGYGARWTEDGSKFIGFLEPYMQDGHSKGWKH; encoded by the exons atggaaaagaaaaatggTGATGATTCTTCTCCGGTGGTGAAGCTCAGTGATTGTTTGGAAGAGCTTCTCAACTTCACTCTCAATTATCACTCTAATCTTCTCAATCTCCAAACCCAATTTTGCTCTACTCTCCTCAAACAACAAGAAAATgattctttttcttattttg ATTCTTTGGAAGGTGTGCCACCATATCCTTTATACAAGCGTCTTGCTTCAGCTCTGTTGAAGTGTATTGATTCTCAAGTATTTTGTAGTAAAAGCTGCAATTTTGAGATGATGAacaatgaatttgaaaattctACCATGCAGAAGAAACATAATGAATggcaaaaattgattttggaaaAAGGGTCTGAAATAGTTAAT ATTTTGAAGAGTGTTTCCTTTGAACTCCATGTCCAAGAACCTTTTTTTACACAGCTAAAAG ATGGCCTGAAAACAATTGAGGGGAGGTGTGCCAGTGACAAATACAACAG GATTGAATTAGGAAATCTGATTCTCTTAAATAAGTCTGTGGTGTTTGAAGTTCAG GGAGTAAGGCGGTATCCTTCATTTTTTAACATGTTGGAGACAGAAAACCTTGGAGAAGTTCTTCCAGGAGTTGAAAGTGTTGAAGAAG GTGTAAAGATCTATCGGAGATTTTACACAGAAGAGAAGGAACAGACAAATGGCGTTCTTGCAATTACTGTATCAAAACTCCCGGTTCAACCATACACTTCTTTGGCTAGCTTATTTTCT GGATTAAGCTATGAGGGCATTCAAGGTCTTCTCGGTCTAATGCATACCATTGGCACAGTTCCTAATGCACTTCCGCCACCAAGATCAATTCTGTTAGCATCATTTAATTTACCATGCAATCCCAAC GAAAATGCCTTGACTGATGGAGCTCGGGCATTGGCCAAGCATGCCTGTAGGAGTAGCAGTGGTTATTGGGGTTCTCTGGTTGGGAATG ATTCTAATAAAAATAAGCTTGCAATGGATGTTATTAACAACTTAATAGAACATTGTTGTTGGATGAATATACACATAGTCCCGCCACATGGAAATGTCTTTGAAATAAGGGTTGCTGATGGATATGGTGCACGTTGGACAGAAGATGGAAGCAAG TTTATTGGATTTTTAGAGCCATACATGCAAGATGGTCACTCAAAGGGATGGAAGCATTAG